Proteins found in one Moritella sp. F3 genomic segment:
- a CDS encoding phosphoadenosine phosphosulfate reductase family protein, translating to MSEINHVVSFSGGRTSAYLVFLMEIARKMFGWNVFYVYCDTGVEHGLTYRFIREIVKFWGIDLIVLRTVINPILGEGNSFEVFGPEDLSTHRMPPFEPFKSMMKKYGTPYSGGEFCSERMKKDPFEAYCNQRFGKGNYITWLGMRSDEPKRLKPKTNVRYLADLVEIDKPSILSWWKKQVFDLLIDEDEGNCLFCMKKSTPKLALALKKNPGLARVWFKHIDDKDVRIVETRKTPSNVMYRGYLSLEGIATMYESSTIEELADRVRFTKSLDTGSCSESCEAIAVGSGPCENNIPASVLANFDVALQKIKESPEMAQMSFAL from the coding sequence ATGAGTGAAATTAATCATGTAGTCTCATTTTCTGGAGGTCGCACGTCGGCATATCTAGTCTTTTTGATGGAAATTGCTAGAAAAATGTTCGGATGGAACGTTTTTTATGTGTATTGCGATACGGGGGTCGAACATGGCCTAACGTACCGATTTATAAGAGAAATCGTCAAGTTTTGGGGCATAGACCTTATTGTTCTAAGAACAGTTATTAATCCAATATTAGGAGAGGGTAACTCATTCGAAGTATTCGGACCTGAAGATTTATCGACTCACCGCATGCCTCCTTTTGAACCATTTAAATCAATGATGAAAAAGTACGGGACACCTTATAGTGGTGGTGAGTTTTGCAGTGAAAGAATGAAGAAAGACCCGTTTGAAGCATATTGCAATCAAAGATTTGGTAAAGGCAATTATATCACTTGGCTTGGTATGCGGTCAGATGAACCTAAGCGGCTAAAACCAAAAACCAATGTTAGGTATTTAGCAGATCTAGTTGAGATAGATAAACCATCAATTTTAAGCTGGTGGAAAAAGCAAGTGTTCGACCTTCTTATTGACGAGGATGAGGGTAACTGCCTGTTTTGTATGAAGAAATCAACTCCAAAGCTAGCTTTGGCGTTGAAGAAAAATCCTGGTCTTGCTCGTGTGTGGTTTAAACATATAGATGATAAAGATGTAAGGATAGTTGAAACACGTAAAACTCCATCTAATGTTATGTATCGCGGTTATCTTTCTTTAGAGGGAATAGCTACGATGTATGAATCTTCAACCATTGAAGAACTGGCAGATAGAGTTAGGTTTACGAAAAGTCTTGATACAGGCTCTTGTTCTGAATCATGTGAAGCGATTGCTGTGGGCTCTGGACCTTGTGAGAACAATATTCCAGCCTCGGTATTAGCAAACTTTGACGTCGCACTTCAAAAAATCAAAGAAAGCCCTGAGATGGCGCAAATGTCATTTGCACTATAA
- a CDS encoding DUF4942 domain-containing protein, with the protein MNATKQLVQQIKAVDQDFEWYPSTNEILEVIKADMDENLTSKPSILDVGAGDGRALEYLTEGKKFAIEKSVPLLNALNKNVFVVGTDFYSQTLIDKSVDTVFCNPPYSEFIQWVIKIITEANAKSIYFVIPKRWEDSNEIANAIESRKAKSEVLGRFDFLNADRSARVEVDIVKIKLRGDRAYFHSSKPTVDPFKLWFGVHFKIEISKTEVSSSQQKINSVKDLNDKVSTELIKEQDLITTLDSFYQRDLEKLISTYSSLSGVSPDILKELNINLDGVREALQLKVSSLKDVYWNELFNRLSSITDRLTSSSRKVLLGTLLEHTHVDFNPSNAHGILIWVIKHSNSYFDSQLMEVLDTLTTKANLINYKSNQKTFGKDEWRYNYDKPHNLDRYSLDYRFVLADHGGLNNGCCNRVKGLADRSADLLDDICAIAANIGFDTKGTSRANSFDWSSNGSKTFLFRDTNTGEMHILFDVRAYQNRNLHFRFNQELICKLNVEFGRLKGWLRTSSQAAEELDIDIDIANQSFSTNLRLGSTSGLFKLGLNIAA; encoded by the coding sequence ATGAATGCGACAAAACAATTAGTTCAACAAATTAAAGCTGTGGACCAGGACTTTGAATGGTACCCAAGTACAAATGAAATTCTTGAAGTCATAAAGGCGGATATGGATGAAAACTTAACTAGTAAACCATCAATTTTAGATGTGGGAGCTGGTGATGGTAGAGCGCTTGAGTACCTGACAGAAGGTAAGAAGTTTGCGATTGAAAAGTCAGTCCCCTTACTTAACGCACTGAATAAAAATGTGTTCGTAGTAGGAACAGACTTTTATTCACAGACACTGATCGACAAAAGTGTTGATACTGTTTTTTGTAACCCTCCTTACAGTGAATTTATTCAGTGGGTGATTAAAATAATCACCGAGGCAAATGCTAAAAGTATCTACTTTGTCATTCCTAAACGATGGGAAGATTCAAATGAAATAGCTAACGCAATTGAATCTCGTAAAGCAAAATCTGAAGTACTTGGTCGTTTTGATTTTCTCAATGCTGACCGTAGTGCACGGGTCGAAGTTGACATTGTTAAAATTAAACTTCGTGGGGATAGGGCTTATTTTCATAGCTCAAAACCTACAGTAGATCCGTTTAAGTTATGGTTTGGAGTACACTTCAAAATTGAAATTTCAAAAACGGAGGTTTCAAGCAGTCAGCAGAAGATTAATTCGGTAAAAGACTTGAATGATAAAGTTTCTACAGAGTTAATTAAAGAGCAAGACCTAATTACTACGCTCGATAGTTTCTATCAACGCGATCTAGAAAAGCTAATTTCAACATACTCAAGTCTATCAGGTGTGTCACCAGATATATTAAAAGAGTTGAACATTAATCTTGATGGTGTCAGAGAGGCGTTGCAGTTGAAAGTCTCGTCATTGAAGGATGTGTATTGGAATGAACTGTTTAATCGTTTGAGCAGCATCACAGACCGGTTAACGAGTTCTTCAAGAAAGGTTTTATTAGGCACTTTGCTCGAACATACGCACGTTGACTTTAATCCATCCAATGCTCATGGGATCTTGATCTGGGTGATCAAACATTCCAACTCGTACTTTGACTCGCAGTTAATGGAAGTCTTAGACACACTGACAACAAAAGCGAACCTGATTAACTATAAATCTAATCAAAAAACTTTCGGTAAAGATGAGTGGCGTTACAACTATGATAAACCGCATAATCTAGACCGTTACAGTCTCGATTACCGGTTTGTACTAGCAGACCACGGTGGTTTAAATAATGGATGTTGTAATCGTGTAAAAGGCTTGGCAGATCGCTCGGCTGATTTACTTGATGATATTTGCGCAATTGCGGCAAATATTGGTTTCGACACGAAAGGTACCTCTAGAGCGAACAGCTTTGATTGGTCCTCAAATGGGAGTAAAACGTTTTTATTCCGCGATACTAACACGGGTGAAATGCACATACTTTTTGATGTACGTGCTTATCAAAATAGAAATCTACATTTTCGATTCAATCAGGAGTTGATTTGCAAGTTGAATGTCGAATTTGGTCGCTTAAAGGGTTGGTTAAGAACCTCCTCGCAGGCAGCTGAAGAATTAGACATTGATATCGATATTGCCAATCAATCTTTCTCTACCAACTTACGGTTAGGCAGCACATCGGGTCTCTTTAAACTGGGACTTAACATTGCGGCTTAA
- a CDS encoding HD-GYP domain-containing protein has product MIDYLSSKICNSLMPVVHLKPGDLKIGHYIHLPPSSKVHPFFFSSFRIKKHKQLQIIHQLSLDLVLVDFRLSKIKPNNLNVNVINPVTCIATESNAIEDEAATGAADELKFDIQSAYKEDLKSQLDWWNIIQDANRGFENNVVLLQDVYCKITVESKKAIQYLNELTNVILDHSKLDGNFNFVLCTAELSIDVIFQNAINVAVLSCKLAIQLGLNSKECFLITQIALLSNYGLFWVPQTIRNKRVKLNQSENNFLKMHPAYAKKKLQVVNSFTPKFVHSISQVHEKLDGSGYPYGTKGSKITSHARIVGLATYYNSLCNSSTSAQRLSPHLVILKLVKEAGTHYSKKHIGQLIHILGIYPTGTILKYHEHIGQSYMTLPDRIKNPFLVSFTDIQSNFKSRIIDTGLIDSVHINPINTEDVDKEYVTKFRLRNRYNIYCTTG; this is encoded by the coding sequence ATGATTGATTATCTTTCATCTAAAATTTGCAATTCACTTATGCCAGTAGTGCATCTAAAGCCTGGAGACCTAAAGATTGGCCATTATATTCATTTGCCACCAAGTTCTAAGGTTCATCCATTTTTCTTCAGTTCATTTAGGATTAAGAAACACAAACAATTACAAATTATCCACCAACTAAGTTTAGATTTGGTCTTAGTGGACTTCAGGTTAAGTAAAATTAAACCTAATAATTTGAACGTGAATGTAATTAATCCAGTGACATGTATTGCAACAGAATCAAATGCAATTGAAGATGAAGCGGCCACTGGTGCAGCAGATGAATTAAAATTTGATATACAAAGCGCCTACAAAGAAGACCTAAAAAGTCAGCTGGATTGGTGGAACATCATTCAAGATGCCAATAGAGGTTTTGAAAATAATGTAGTACTTCTGCAAGACGTATACTGTAAAATAACGGTTGAATCCAAAAAGGCGATTCAGTATTTAAACGAACTCACAAATGTAATTCTTGATCATTCTAAGCTGGACGGTAACTTTAACTTTGTTCTTTGCACTGCAGAATTATCCATTGATGTGATATTCCAAAATGCAATTAACGTTGCTGTCTTGAGCTGTAAATTAGCCATTCAATTAGGTCTTAATAGTAAAGAATGCTTCTTGATAACCCAAATCGCGTTACTCAGTAATTATGGATTATTCTGGGTTCCTCAAACTATTAGAAACAAAAGAGTTAAGTTAAATCAGTCGGAAAATAATTTTCTGAAAATGCACCCTGCGTATGCAAAGAAAAAGTTACAAGTAGTAAACTCATTTACCCCAAAATTTGTTCATAGTATTTCGCAGGTCCATGAGAAACTAGATGGCAGTGGATACCCTTATGGTACCAAGGGTTCTAAAATCACATCTCATGCAAGAATAGTTGGACTGGCCACTTACTATAATTCATTATGTAATTCTTCTACTTCAGCCCAACGTCTGTCACCTCACCTCGTGATTTTAAAATTAGTGAAAGAAGCGGGTACGCATTATTCAAAAAAACATATTGGTCAATTGATTCACATTTTAGGTATTTACCCTACAGGCACCATACTCAAATACCATGAGCACATTGGGCAATCATATATGACTTTACCAGATAGGATAAAAAATCCCTTCTTGGTTAGTTTCACGGATATTCAATCTAATTTTAAATCTAGGATTATTGATACAGGTTTGATTGACAGTGTACATATCAACCCAATCAACACTGAAGATGTGGATAAAGAATATGTCACCAAATTTAGATTGAGGAATAGATACAATATCTATTGTACAACCGGTTAA